The following are encoded together in the Macrobrachium nipponense isolate FS-2020 chromosome 14, ASM1510439v2, whole genome shotgun sequence genome:
- the LOC135226359 gene encoding uncharacterized protein LOC135226359: MKKQKTQRSKAPSNWDQPDNEWRPRNFISPVEKSSPLHAEQDSLSRTFLQDSGGESDGGKHNTCPVCYKWFSRSAALFCHIKQNHRYVLSRPNENSIEELEKQTEEWKRRMKGEDSGSSSSSETRVEATSSDVLKDSRRGSIGTRLKSSESEENCDYDIENYPIIGGSASAGSSTGSLLSFHSASSELLDPDQSFSIVRKDVKKRKRSHEPQSRSAGKKGNLANGVKVEPMNSCTPHSKPVINNAKKNVPKGRSCAKPEHGPNGRLFSRTRITKPVEDVQDFDSFDFSVDNSPNHKKTHQCPICSSWFSSATLLTYHHMRVHMTNEFQQCFKCGMCFYESSLYTAHVNLHEKAAS, translated from the coding sequence ATGAAGAAACAGAAGACCCAGCGAAGTAAGGCCCCAAGTAACTGGGACCAGCCAGACAACGAGTGGAGACCACGCAATTTCATTAGCCCGGTCGAGAAATCCAGTCCCTTACATGCCGAACAAGATTCTCTCAGTCGGACGTTTCTCCAGGACTCTGGAGGGGAAAGTGATGGAGGAAAACACAATACCTGTCCTGTTTGTTATAAATGGTTCTCTAGAAGTGCTGCCTTGTTCTGTCACATCAAGCAGAATCACAGATATGTTCTGAGTAGACCTAATGAAAATTCCATCGAAGAATTGGAAAAGCAGACAGAGGAGTGGAAGAGGCGCATGAAAGGGGAGGACTCGGGTTCCTCTTCATCAAGCGAAACTAGAGTAGAGGCCACTTCTTCAGATGTTTTGAAGGACAGTAGAAGAGGGTCGATTGGTACCAGACTTAAATCCAGCGAGTCTGAAGAGAACTGTGATTACGACATTGAAAATTATCCAATTATTGGTGGATCAGCCTCTGCTGGGAGTTCAACTGGAAGTTTACTCTCATTTCATAGCGCGAGTTCGGAACTCCTTGATCCCGACCAGAGTTTTTCTATCGTGAGGAAGGatgtgaaaaagagaaagaggagtcaCGAGCCTCAGTCAAGAAGTGCTGGTAAAAAGGGGAATCTTGCAAATGGTGTCAAAGTGGAACCCATGAATTCCTGTACCCCACATTCAAAACCTGTGATAAATAATGCTAAGAAAAATGTGCCAAAAGGTAGATCGTGTGCGAAACCTGAACATGGGCCAAATGGGAGGCTTTTCAGTAGAACAAGAATAACAAAGCCAGTCGAAGATGTCCAAGACTTTGATTCATTTGATTTTAGTGTGGACAACAGCCCTAACCACAAAAAGACACACCAGTGCCCCATTTGTAGCTCATGGTTTTCTAGTGCGACTCTGCTGACTTACCATCACATGAGAGTACACATGACAAATGAATTCCAGCAGTGCTTCAAGTGTGGAATGTGTTTTTACGAGTCTTCGTTGTATACAGCTCACGTTAATCTTCACGAAAAGGCTGCCTCATGA